Within Nitrospinota bacterium, the genomic segment CCACCCTTTTCGTGAGCCTTGCCGATACAGACCTGCACGCGGGCGCTGTCATTCAGCTTTCTGGATTTTTCGAAAGCGATCAGCGCGTTGACATGATCACCGGCATCAAGGAGTTTTTCCCCCTGCTTTATCAGTCTGACGAACTCAGGTGGATTTTCCTTTGCCTTGATGATGTTTAGCATCGATTCGCTCATTTTTATGCCGTCAAAAGGCTTGACCAGATAACCGTCAACCCCTATCTCTCCTGCCTTTGCTACCTGATTCTGTTCAATCTCTGCCGTTATCATGAGGATAGGAATATCCTTGAGCGCTTCGTCATTCTTTATCTCTCTGGCTACTTCGATGCCGGACATCAAAGGCATGTTCCAATCAAGCAGAATGAAAAGACACTCGTTTACGGCTTTGGGGCCGGTAAAGAGTTTTATGGTCTCGTTTTCCAGCAGCGTGTCCAAAGCTGAATTTTTGCTCTGTGAGACCGCGTATTTAGGGAGTCCTGCCGCTGGCCCTTCCCTGAGCATTTTCATCGCAATATGCCCGTCACCGATATCCAGTACATTATTGATCCCGAGATGCCTGAGAAGGTTCTTGATAGTCCTTCTCATATTCAACATATCATCGATTACAAGCACATAGCCGTCTCGAAAATATCTGGCAAGTGTGGGATTTTCCCTCCCTTTTGCCTCTGTTTTTTCCATATAAATTACCGAATCTCCTTTACTCTGGAGACATGATATAAGAAAAAACCTCATAATTACACACTATTTCATGTTTTAAATTCAGGTTTTTACTTTTAGATTGATAAATGAATTGCTTTTCCCATAGTTTCAATATCCCCGAATACCGCTTATTAAGCTTGGATATGGAAAAAGATTTTTCCTTACGGTCCAGTACTGGTCGTGAATTAAAGAAATGTTTTGGAAACCCTTGTTACAGGCTGAATTTACAAAAAAAAAGCCGGACGGACTTTAAAAGTCCGTCCGGCGTATTTGCTAAAAGATCAACTTCTAGTATATGTCGTGCATGGTGTTATAAATGTTGAACTTTCCTGTCGGAGTCCTGAGGTCTGTAATCCTCTTCTTAACTTTGCGGGTTTTGTCGTCGAGGATGACGATCTCGCCCTTTTGATCCCAGACAGACACCCAAAGCTCGTCGCCGTCCTTGTTGTATTCCATGTGAACAACGCGGCCTCTGTCAGCAAGCTTGATCATCTCAACCTTCTGAATATCATTGATATCCATAACGCCAAGGCTTACCCTTGTATCCTCACCCGTGTTCAGAGGGAAGTCTACCCAAACGTTTTTGCTCTTGGGATGTGTTTTGAGGAAGAGCTGTCCGCCACCCTCAACGCCTGCGGCCTTTTCAAAGTCGACTTTGTAGAGAACTTTCCATGCGTTGTCTTTGTGCTTCGCAGGATCAGAACCCCAAACAGTCATTACAGCTTCACCGATGTGAACCGTTCCGGTAACCGGACCATACTTTGGATCGGTCCAGTTCGCACCGCGGCCAGGATGCGGTTTAGCGCCTGTTTTAAACTTGGCAACTTTCGTCCTGGTCTTGGTATCGATAACTACCATGGTGTCGCGTGCGTTTGCAGCAGACATGAAGTAGCGGTGTGTTGCGTCCCAACCACCATCGTGAAGGAACCTTTCAGCCTCAATCATCTTGACATTGAGGTTTGCGAGGTCAGAGTAATCAACAAGCCAGATGTAGCCAGCCTCTTTAACGTTTATTACCCACTCAGGCGAGTAGTGCGAAGAAACGATAGCGGCAACGCGCGGCTCAGGATGGTACTCGTTGGTGTCGAATGTATAGCTCCTTGTGCTTACAACCTTGAGCGGCTCAAGGGTCGCGCCATCAAGAATTGCAAGGTGAGGAGGCCAGTAACAGCCGACAACGGCGTATTTGTCCTCAAAGCCTTTGTACTTGGATGTATCGATAGACCTTGCTTCCGAGCAGGTTTTGATCTCTGCAACGAGAGCTGGAGTCTTCATCCACATATCCATCATGGTCGCCTTACCGTCGCGGCCGATGGAGTAAAGATAGCGGCCCGAAGCAGACACGCGAAGAATGTGAACGGCGAAGCCTGTGTTCAGGGTAGCAAGTTTCTCCTTGGTATCACCATCAAATATGGCTACCTGACCGGCATCGCGAAGAACAACACCGAAGAAATTCTGCCAGTTCTTGTTGTGCGCTGGCTTTGTCGGCCTCTTGTCCACAGGAACGGTCACTTTCCATGTTGCCTTCATATCGGCAAGCGAGATCTCAGGCGGAGCTGTTGGCTCCTGCTGAATGTAGCGGGCCATCAGGTTAATCTGCTGTTCATTCAGAATACCGAGGTCTCCGAACGGTACCATACCGCCGGCTGTACCGCTCTGGATGAATACTGCGAGAACATCAGTTCCCATCTCAAGTGTCTTTTTCGGCTCAAGGGCTGGGCCGGTTGCTCCCTTTCGTAGAACACCGTGGCACCCTGCGCACTCCTCAAAATAGATTTTTGCTCCTTCCTTCATCTCCTTTTCGGTCATCTTCGGCGCCGCAGTTGCCTGCGATGCGCTGAAAATCAACGCGAAGGCTGATAAGAAGGTGATCAAGTAACCGAACCTCTTCATACAGTATCCTCCCCTAAATTAAAAAATAAATTAACCAAAAAAAATCCAGCTTAACCATCCCCCTGTTACAAATCACAGCTTTCCGGTCAAGCTAGTACGGATTATTAAAACATATTTTTTTCTTAATCGTAACATAAAATTCTTTTTTTTTTGATTGGTCGCAAAAGCTGATTTTGAGAAAAATTGCATATCCATTTGTGCCGGGAGTTATTGAACGGCTATATAGGCCGATTCCCTCACAATGCAACATAAGCACAGATAACTAACTGTTTCTTATTGCATTACCATCTTTTTTATCGCCGTTCCAGCTTCCATTCCTATTGATGACAGGCAGTTCTTTTCTGAATTTACTTGCTACCAGCCAGCAATAATTACTGGCAACAAGCGATTGAACGAAATATTCAAACCGATTTTTTTTCCTGCAAAATACATCTTCCCCGGATAGCCCAAAGGCAAAACCCACCGCAACAGAAGGGGCTGACAGCATAGATAGCCGGATACCTCTAAAGCAAAGGTAAAAGAGAAATATTGTGGTATCTAGATATAAAGCCTTAATTCCAGATTGACGGAGGCTGGATATGCGCCGTATTCACTCTCCATGGCAAACCCCGACGGCTTTTCCCCTTGCGGGAAGCTGATTCCAAGAGAAAGCTCCCCTTCATCTGAAACTGAATAGAGGAAATACGAAGAGAGGAGGGACGATGTATCTGCCAGATTTGTCATATAAAGGAACTGACCGGTTAAAAGGGGCGAGAACTGGTACCCTGCTCCCGCGGCTAAATACCGTTGCCCAAGATATATTCCGGGTGCTCTGCTCTCCGGCCTCAGACTCCCGTATTCCTTGGAGGATGAATACCCAGACTCGTGATAAAAATACTCCGCTCTCAGATCAAGCGAGTTTTCGAACCTCCGTTCCACACCGAAGCTTATTTCGCTGAACGGATCGACGCCATCCTCTTCCGGCATTGAGTAGTGCCCCTCTGTCCTTATGCCTAGCCAGCCGAAAAGCTCCCCCTGCAAAGAACCCCCTATCACCCTGGTCCTTGTAACATCCCCCCCCAGGATCACCCACTCAAAGTTCCCAAATACCGTGGCAAACCGCGCTACAAGGGAGGAACGCTCTCCATCGGGATAATCGTTGTAGTCCCCGGATACATCGGAACCGTATCCGAGCACCCCCGCGACTGTCAGCTGGGTAAAACTGCCGAGCCTCAGATCAACCCTCGCTGAATCTACCCCCGGCTTATAAGTCCTGAAAAATTCCTCCGCCGAGAAGGGGGCGAAAAAATCGTTTGGCGTGAAATAGAAGGTCGTCGCGAAATTTATCGGCTGTCTCCCGATCTTCACATCCGCGATCCCG encodes:
- a CDS encoding tetratricopeptide repeat protein, with product MEKTEAKGRENPTLARYFRDGYVLVIDDMLNMRRTIKNLLRHLGINNVLDIGDGHIAMKMLREGPAAGLPKYAVSQSKNSALDTLLENETIKLFTGPKAVNECLFILLDWNMPLMSGIEVAREIKNDEALKDIPILMITAEIEQNQVAKAGEIGVDGYLVKPFDGIKMSESMLNIIKAKENPPEFVRLIKQGEKLLDAGDHVNALIAFEKSRKLNDSARVQVCIGKAHEKGGDSDKAVEYYVAATQKNPKYLTAYILVVNLYMKNKKGNLALQHLEKLCNISPNDPERQVLLGRLQLEAGNAPGADKAFKNAMKYDKRTVSDIGEAYFKGGMMKQAEEYFREALKIGANDVHVYNRLGIILRGQGKWREAIEDYKKAIALEPDDEAILYNMGKAYLEGGNRMDAVDCFEKALIINPDLKPARDELGKLNLHW
- a CDS encoding nitrite reductase, producing MKRFGYLITFLSAFALIFSASQATAAPKMTEKEMKEGAKIYFEECAGCHGVLRKGATGPALEPKKTLEMGTDVLAVFIQSGTAGGMVPFGDLGILNEQQINLMARYIQQEPTAPPEISLADMKATWKVTVPVDKRPTKPAHNKNWQNFFGVVLRDAGQVAIFDGDTKEKLATLNTGFAVHILRVSASGRYLYSIGRDGKATMMDMWMKTPALVAEIKTCSEARSIDTSKYKGFEDKYAVVGCYWPPHLAILDGATLEPLKVVSTRSYTFDTNEYHPEPRVAAIVSSHYSPEWVINVKEAGYIWLVDYSDLANLNVKMIEAERFLHDGGWDATHRYFMSAANARDTMVVIDTKTRTKVAKFKTGAKPHPGRGANWTDPKYGPVTGTVHIGEAVMTVWGSDPAKHKDNAWKVLYKVDFEKAAGVEGGGQLFLKTHPKSKNVWVDFPLNTGEDTRVSLGVMDINDIQKVEMIKLADRGRVVHMEYNKDGDELWVSVWDQKGEIVILDDKTRKVKKRITDLRTPTGKFNIYNTMHDIY